The segment TCGGCCGCGGTGTGCCGAAGGCGACCGCCCCCGGCGCGGCGATCATCCAGTTCTTCGGCGGCATCCACGAGATCTACTTCCCCTACGTGCTGATGAAGCCGCGACTGATCCTCGCGATGATCGCCGGCGGCATGACCGGCGTCGCGATCAACGTGGCGTTCGACGTGGGCCTCCGGGCACCGGCGGCCCCGGGCTCGATCTTCGCCGTGTACGCACAGACGGCCAGGGGCGACTACCTCGGAGTCACCCTCGGTGTCTTCGGCGCCGCGGCCGTCACGCTCGTCGTGGCAGGGCTGCTGCTGAAGATGGACAAGTCCGAGGACGAGGGTGACCTCACCGCTGCGACCGCCCAGATGGAGGCCAACAAGGGCAAGAAGTCGTCGGTCGCAGGCGCCCTGACCGGTGGTGTGGCCACGGCCACCGCGACCGCCACCCGCGAGATCCGCAACATCGTCTTCGCGTGCGACGCGGGGATGGGGTCCTCGGCCATGGGTGCCTCGGTGCTCCGCAAGAAGATCCAGGACGCCGGGCACCCCGAGGTGACGGTCGTCAACAAGGCGATCGCCAACCTCGAGGACAGCTACGACCTCGTGGTCAGCCACCAGGACCTCACCGACCGGGCCCGCCAGAAGACCCCGTCCGCCGAGCACGTCTCGGTCGACAACTTCATGGCCAGTCCACGCTACGACGAGATCGTGGAGATGGTCCGCGACAACAACCGGACCTGACGCCCTGACGGTCCAGCCCGGCCCTCCCCCCGGTGGGGGCCGGGCTCGGCCGTCGGCGACGACCCTCTGCCGCGAGCGTGTGGTCTGATGACTTCCACCCACGATCTCACCCCAGATTTCCAGCCAACCCGACACTGCGAGGAAGAGAGACGCCCCATGAGCGACGTACTGAGCAGGGAGGCCATCGTGCTCGGCGGCCAGGCCACGGACAGGGACGCAGCGATCACCGAGGCCGGTCGGCTGCTGGTCGCGAGCGGTGCGGTCGACGAGGCGTACGTCGACGCGATGCACGAGCGCGAGACCTCGGTCTCGACGTTCATGGGCAACGGGCTCGCCATCCCGCACGGCACCAACGAGGCGAAGGCGCTCATCCGCCACACCGCGATCTCGTTCGTCCGCTACGACGAGCCGATCGACTGGAAGGGCAGCCCGGCCCGCTACGTCGTGGGCATCGCGGGTGCGGGTGACGACCACCTGACCGTGCTGCAGGCCCTGGCCGGCGCGTTCACCGACGACGCCAGCATCGCCGCCCTCGACGCGGCCCAGACCCCGGACGACGTGCTCGCCGTCCTGGGCGACGTCAGCACCTGAGCCGCGACCCGGCGGCCACCTGACCCGAGCCACGAGCCCCCGCCGGTCCCGGCGGGGGCTCGTGTGCGTCCGGACTCGTGGCCGCGAGTCAGCTGATCAGGGCGTCGATGTCGGCGAAGCCCGACGCGTCGCCCACGAGCACCTCGCTCCGCTCGCCGTGCAGCGACACCGGCACGTCGCCGGCGACCGTGATCCGGCGCACCTCGCGCGGCTCCTCCCCGAAGTCGGCGACGGCGTAGTGCTGGGTCGCGCGGTTGTCCCAGATCGCCACGTCACCCTGCTGCCACGTCCACCGGATCGTGTTCTCCAGGCGTGTCACCCGGTTCTGGAGCAGGTTGAAGAGCGTGCTCGACTCGAGCTGGTTGAGCCCGACGAACTGCTTCACGAAGTGGCCCAGCAGCAGGGCCCGCTCGCCTGTCTCGGGGTGCACGCGCACCACCGGGTGCTTCGTCTCGTAGGTCGTGCGACGGAACTCCTTGCGCCGGGCCACGGCAACCGCGTCGTCGTGGTCCACCGACTCGTCGCGGTCGGCGTAGTCGTAGGCGTTGGTGTGCACGGCCCACAGGTTCTCGACCAGGGCCTTCAGTGAGTCGGGCAACCGGTCGTAGGCGTCGACGGTGTTGGCCCAGACCGTGTTGCCGCCGTAGGGAGGGATCGTCACGCCGCGCAGCACGCTGAAGGCCGGGACGCGGTCGACGAACGTGACGTCGGTGTGCCAGCTGTTGGCCGCCATGCCCTTGTTCGCGGTGAGGGTGTAGATCCGCTCGCTGCCGGTGTTGACCGTCGGGTGCGCGGTCGTCAGGGTGCCGAGGCGCTCGGCGAAGGCGATGTGGGTGTCGTCGTCGAGGTGGTCCTGGCCGCGGAAGAACACGACCTTGTGCTGCAGGATCGCCGCGCGGATCCGCGCCACTGCGGTGTCGTCGAGGTTGCCGGAGAGTCGTACGCCGTCGATGTGGGCGCCGATGCGGCCGCCCAGGCGGTGCACCTGCAGGTCGTCGAGCCGGTCGGTCGCGAGGTCCTGATCGAGCTGGAGCGTCATGGCGTTCCCTTCGATGATTGTCTAGCAGTTGACTAGACATTCAACGCGCTGACGTCGCGTCAGCCAAGGCCGACGTGCGGGGTTCGCCCTGTCGGGCGTCAGGCAGGAGTGACCGCGACAGGTACGCCGTTGAGCGCGGCGTTGCCCGACACGTCGAGCAGCTCGGGGTCCGTGAGGTCGTTGACGGACACGCCCGGCACGTCGCGGCTGCGTGACATCAGGACGCCGTCTCCCGCGTGCCCGTAGCCGTGGGGGAGCGAGACCACGCCCGGCATCAGGTCGTCCGATGCGGCGACCTCGACCTCCACCGAGCCGACCCGCGAGGTGACCCGCACGCGCGAGCCGTTCTGGATGGCGCGCTGCGCCAGGTCGCCGGGGTTCATCAGCAGCTGGTGGCGCGGCCGGCCGCGGGTGAGCCGCTCGGAGTTGTGCATCCAGGAGTTGCAGTCGCGCTGGTCGCGGCGGCCGATGAGGACCAGCTCGTCGCCGGCGGGGGCCGGGACGCTCGCGAGCCGGGCCACGTCCTGCACCACGAGGGCGGGCGCCAGGTCGACCCGCTTGCTCCGCGCCGGCAACCGGTCGGGCAGCTGGCCGCCACGGAGCGGGCCGAGGTCGACGCCGGCCGGTCGCCTGCGGAGCTTGGCCAGGGTGACGCCGCTCGACCCGCGGCGCAGCAGCTGCCCGATGAGGAAGGTGGGGCTCGCGGTCAGCCGCGCCCGTTGCACGAGCCGCTTCTTGAGCGGGGCCTTGCGGTCGAGGCGCGCGGCCGTGCGCAGGGTGATCTCGCGGAAGACCTGCCAGTCGTGGCGCTGGTCGGGCTCCTTCTCGAAGACCGCCGGGGTGAAGCGGGCCGTGTTGCGCACGGCCAGCAGGTGGAAGACGAGGTCGTAGTGGTCGCGCTCGAGCGCCGTGGTGGGCGGCAGGATCACATCGGCGTGCCGGGTGGTCTCGTTGACGTAGATGTCCACCGCGGCCATGAAGTCGAGGCCGCGCATCGCGCGGTCGAGCCGGGCGCCGTCGGGCGTGGACAGCACCGGGTTCCCGGCGACGGTGAGCAGTGCCCGGACCTGTCCCTCGCCGGGCGTCTCGATCTCCTCGCGCAGCGCCGCCACGGGCAGCTCGCCGGCGGTCTCCGGCAGCCCGCGGACCCGCGAGCGCCAGGCGTCGTGGTGCCCGCGGCCGATCAGCCCGGTGCCGACCGCGTCGATCGCCGGGGTCGTGAACATCGCGCCGCCGGGACGGTCGAGGTTGCCGGTGAGCACGTTGAGGCAGGTGACCGCCCACTGGCACACCGTGCCCCACGGGCCGGCGGACACGCCGATCCGGCTGTAGACGACGCCGGAGTCCGCTGCCGCGAGCTCGCGGGCAAGCCGGCGGATCTCTGCCGCCGGCAACCCGCTGACCGCCTCGGCGCGCTCGGGGGTGAACTCGGCGACCAGCTCGACCACCGTGTCCAGCCCGTCGACGTACGACGCAACCGTGGGCACGTCGTCGGGGGAGGCCTCGGCGGTGAGGACGTGCAGCATCGCGAGCAGCACCCAGGCGTCGGTGCCGGGGCGGACGAAGTGGTGCTCGTCGGCCACCTTGGCGGTCTCGGTGCGGCGTGGGTCGAGGACGACCATCCTGCCGCCGCGCGCCCGGAGGTCGCGCACGCGCTGCGGGAAGTCGGGCACCGTCATCAGGGAGCCGTTGGAGGCCATCGGGTTGCCGCCGACCACGAGGAACCACGACGTGCGGTCGATGTCGGGGATCGGCAGGAACAGCTGGTGGCCGAAGACGAGGTGCGCGACGAGCTGGTGGGGGAGCTGGTCGACCGACGTGGCGGAGTAGCGGTTCTTCGTCCGGAACGACTTGAACATCGCGGTGCCGTGCGTCATCGATCCCAGGCTGTGGGCGTTGGGGTTGCCGAGGTAGACGCCGAGCGCGTCGTCGCCGTGCTCGTTGATCACGCGAGCGAGGTTGTCGGCGACCAGGTCGAACGCCTCGTCCCAGCCGATCTCCTGCCACCGGGCGTCGGTGCCCTCGCCGACACGACGGACCGGGCGCCGCAGCCGGTCGGGGTCGGCGTACACGTCGGCGATCGCCACCCCCTTCGGGCAGATGTGCCCGCGGGACAGGGGATCGGCCGGGTTGCCGCGCACGCCGACGACGTCGCGCCCCTCGATCGTCAGCTCGAGGCCGCAGATCGCCTCGCAGAGGTTGCAGACGCCGATCCGCTTCTCGCCCATGTGTGGATCGTCGCACGCCGCACCTCCCACAGGGGGATGACAGCGGAGCGGTCGCGCGCCAGACTCTGCCCAGCCCGGGCCGGGCCACTCGGTCGCCGGGCAGCATCCACCAACAGAACGGAGCACGTCATGGGTTTCGGAGGGCCGATCGGCCTGATCGTCGTGGGACTGATCCTCGCGCTGGCGTTCAACCAGCAGCAGGTGGGTCCCCTCGAGGTCACCACCCTGGGATGGATCCTGGTCCTGGCCGGAGTGCTGTGGCTGGTGCTCACGCTGATCCAGCAGAACACCAAGCGGCAGCACACCACGACCGCCACCACCACCGACGCGCAGGGCCGCCAGGCGTCGACCCAGCGGACCACCGAGTCCGACCCGCCGGCCCCGCCGGCCGTCTGAGCCGCACGCGGTCCACGTGACAGGAGCCCCCGCCGGGACACGGCGGGGGCTCCTGCGGCGTCGGGCGTGGATTGGGGGAGGCGAGCCGCTCGTTGGTACGCTCGACCGGTTGCCCGGGAGGGCGACACGCCGTCACGACGGCCGCGGAACCAGAGTGCCCCGGTGAACAGGCCCGGGCGCGCCGCGCAACGAGAACCGAAGGAGCCCCCATGTCGATTGGTACCGACGCGGAGACCAAGAAGAAGATCATCGCCGAGTACGCCCTGACCGAGGGTGACACCGGTTCCCCCGAGGTCCAGATCGCGCTGCTCAGCCACCGCATCTCGCACCTCACCGAGCACCTCAAGACCCACAAGCACGACCACCACAGCCGTCGTGGCCTGCTGCTCCTGGTGGGCCAGCGTCGCCGGCTGCTCAACTACCTGCAGAAGACGGAGATCGAGCGCTACCGCTCCATCGTCGAGCGCCTCGGCCTCCGCCGCTGAGTTTCGGAGCGGCTCCCCGCCACGGGGAGCCGCTCCTCTCACATCCGGGCCGCGCCGCGCTAGTGTCGACCCGGCACAACTGAAACAACACCCAACAGGAGCGACCCGCCTCGTCGCCCGGTCCTCGGTAGTGGCTTTCAGATCCCCGCCCTCGGGCGCGTCGATCTGCGGGCCTCGATCGAAGACCGGCCCCGCGGGACCTTCGATGGTCCACCGCATGAGGGGTGGACGCCGCGGATCGCTCCGCGAAGAGAAAGCAGGATCCTGCTTCCATGAGTGAACCCATCATCTCCGCTGTCGAGACCGTCCTCGACAACGGCAAGTTCGGCAAGCGCACGGTCAAGTTCGAGACCGGTCTGCTCGCCCGTCAGGCCGCCGGCTCCGTCACGGCCTACCTCGACGACGAGACCATGCTGCTCTCGGCGACGACCGCGGGCAAGACGCCCAAGGACCACTTCGACTTCTTCCCCCTGACGATCGACGTCGAGGAGCGGATGTACGCCGTGGGCCAGATCCCCGGCTCCTTCTTCCGGTCCGAGGGTCGCCCGGGCGAGGACGCGATCCTCACCTGCCGCCTCATCGACCGCCCGCTGCGCCCGACCTTCAAGAAGGGCCTGCGCAACGAGGTCCAGGTCGTCATCACCGTCATGGCGCTCGACCCCGACATGCCCTACGACGTGCTGGCCATCAACGCCGCGTCGCTGTCGACCCAGCTCTCCGGCCTGCCGTTCTCCGGCCCCGTCGGCGGCGTCCGCGTGGCCCTGATCGACGGCCAGTGGGTCGCGTTCCCCAGCCACTCGCAGCTCGAGTCGGCCGTCTTCGACATGGTCGTCGCGGGTCGCGTCACCGAGACCGGTGACGTCGCCATCATGATGGTCGAGGCCGAGGCCCCCGAGGACACCATCGCCCTCGTCCAGGGCGGTGCCCAGGCGCCGACCGAGGAGGTCGTGGCCGGTGGCCTCGACGCCGCCAAGCCCTTCATCAAGCAGCTCGTCGAGGCGCAGGCCCAGCTTGCGGCCGAGGCCGCCAAGCCGGTCCAGGACTTCCCCGTCTTCCTCGACTACGAGGACGACGTCTACGCCGCCGTCGAGGCCGCCGCGAAGGACGACACCGCCGCCGCGATGACCATCGCCGACAAGCAGGAGCGCGAGCTCAAGGTCGACGAGATCAAGGCCGCGCTGGTCGAGAAGCTCTCCGGCCAGTTCGAGGGTCGCGAGAAGGAGATCGGCGCGGCGTTCCGCTCGCTCAACAAGGCGCTGGTCCGCCAGCGCGTGCTGCGCGACAAGATCCGCATCGACGGCCGCGGCCTGGCCGACATCCGTCCGCTGCACTCCGAGGTCAACGTGATCCCGCGGGTCCACGGCTCGGCGCTGTTCGAGCGTGGCGAGACCCAGATCCTGGGCGTCACCACCCTCAACATGCTCAAGCTCGAGCAGCAGCTCGACACGCTGTCGCCGGAGAAGCACCGCCGCTACATGCACAAGTACGTCTTCCCGCCGTTCTCCACCGGCGAGACCGGTCGCGTGGGCTCGCCCAAGCGCCGCGAGGTCGGCCACGGTGCGCTCGCGCGCCGCGCGATCCTGCCCGTGCTGCCGTCGCGCGAGGAGTTCCCCTACGCCATCCGCCAGCTCTCCGAGGCCATGGGCTCCAACGGCTCCACCTCGATGGGCTCGGTCTGCGCCTCGACCCTGTCGCTGCTGCAGGCCGGTGTGCCGCTGAAGGCCTCCGTCGCCGGCATCGCGATGGGCCTCATCTCCGACGAGGTCGACGGCGAGACCCAGTACGTCGCGCTGACCGACATCCTCGGCGCCGAGGACGCGTTCGGCGACATGGACTTCAAGGTCGCCGGCACGCGCGAGTTCGTCACGGCCCTCCAGCTCGACACCAAGCTCGACGGCATTCCCGCCGAGGTGCTGGCCTCCGCCCTCAACCAGGCCCGCGACGCGCGCCTGGCGATCCTCGACGTGATGGCCGAGGCCATCGACGCCCCGGAGGAGATGTCGGTGCACGCGCCGCGCATCATCACCGTCCGCGTGCCCGTCGACAAGATCGGCGAGGTGATCGGTCCCAAGGGCAAGGTCATCAACCAGATCCAGGACGACACGGGCGCGACGCTGTCCATCGAGGACGACGGCACGGTCTACATCGGTGCGACCAACGGCGAGGCGGCCGAGGCCGCCAAGGCCGCGGTCAACGCGATCGCCAACCCGACGATGCCCGAGGTGGGCGAGCGCTACCTCGGCACCGTGGTCAAGACGACCAACTTCGGTGCCTTCGTCTCGCTCATGCCCGGCAAGGACGGCCTGCTCCACATCAGCAAGCTCCGCGCCCTGGCCGGTGGCAAGCGCGTGGAGGCCGTCGAGGACGTGCTGGCTGTGGGCCAGAAGGTCCAGGTCTCGATCGCCGAGATCGACGACCGCGGCAAGCTCTCGCTGGTCCCCGTCGTCGACGAGGCGGAGGGCGACTCCGAGGAGTCGGCCGACGCCCCCGAGACCGTCGACGCCGAGTGACCTGACGCTCCTGCTCCACCCACGACCGGTCGGCCGTCTGGCCGGCCGGTCGTGGCGCTTCACCCCTGCTCCACCCTCTTCACCCCTGCTCCGCCCCGGAAGGACCCCTGTGCAGAAGAACGGCACCACCCGCACCCTCCACACCGTGAAGGACGCCGACGGCGCGGTCACCTCGCGCGTGCGACGCACGGTCCTGCCCAGCGGCCTGCGCGTCGTCACCGAGCAGATGGCCGGCACCCGGTCCGCGAGCATCGGCGTGTGGGTCGCGGTCGGCTCGCGCGACGAGACGCCCGCGCTGCACGGCTGCTCGCACTTCCTCGAGCACCTGCTCTTCAAGGGCACCCCCGAGCGCACGGCGATGGACATCTCCGTGGCGCTCGACGCGGTCGGCGGCGAGTTCAACGCCTTCACGACCAAGGAGTACACGGTCTTCCACGCGCGGGTCCTCGACGAGGACCTCGGCACCGCGGTCGACGTGCTCGGTGACATGGTCACCGCCTCGACCATCACCGCGGCCGACGTCGAGGCCGAGCGCGACGTCATCCTCGACGAGATCGCCATGCACGACGACGACCCGGACGACGTGGTGCACAACCTCTTCGCCCACCAGGCGTGGGGCGACACGCCGCTCGGTCGCCCGATCGCCGGCACCGACGCCTCGATCACCGCGATGACCCGCGCCCAGATCCAGCGCTTCTACCGGCGCCACTACCGCCCCGACAACATGGTGGTGTCCGTCGCCGGCAACCTCGACCACACCACCGTCGTACGCCAGGTGCGGCAGGCGTTCGGTCGCGGCGGCTTCCTCGACGGCGTCGCCGCCCCGACCCCCTCGACGCAGTCCGAGCGCGCCCGCAAGGTGAACCCCGGCGAGGCGCGCACCATCCGCCCGCAGGAGCAGGTCAACCTCGTCCTCGGGGTCAAGGGGATGACCCGCACCGACCCCCGCCGCTACACCCTCGGCGTGCTCAACACCGCCCTCGGCGGCGGCACCTCGTCGCGGATGTTCCAGGAGGTGCGCGAGCTGCGCGGCCTGGCCTACTCCGTCTACTCCTTCGCGAGCCACCACGCCGACGCGGGTGTCGTCGGCGTCTCGGTCGGCTGCCTGCCGGGCAAGTACGCCGCCGTGCTGGAGACTGTGCGCAACGAGCTGGCCAAGGTCGCGGCCGAGGGCCTGACCGACGAGGAGGTCGAGCGCGGCAAGGGCCAGCTCAAGGGCGGCCTCGTGCTCGGCCTGGAGGACTCCGGCTCGCGGATGTCGCGCATCGGCAAGGCCGAGCTCGTCCACGACGAGCTGCTCACGATCGACGAGGTCGTCGACCGGATCGAGGCCGTCACCGCCGAGGACGTCGCGACGCTCGCCCGCGAGCTCTTCACCCAGCCTGAGCTGCTCGCGGTCGTGGGGCCCACGAAGTCCTGACCGGTCCGGGCCGGCTCAGCGCTTGGCGATGATCCCGATGACCGGGGGAGCCTTCTGCTCCACGACGCTGACCCGGAAGCCGCCGCGGAGGAGGTTCTCGGAGGCCTTCTTCACGATGTTGGGCACCAGCTCGGGGCGGGCGGCCTCGTAGAACAGGTAGACCGCGCCCCCGGGGACGACGCGCTCGTGGAGGAGGGCGACCTCGTCGTCGCAGGGGCGCACCCAGAACAGGTTGACGTTGAACGCGAAGACCTTGTTCAGACGCTTGACCGGGACGCGGAGCGTGGCGAGGTCGATCTGGCGTACGACGAGCCGGCCGGCGTCGACGTACTTCTGGTTGCGGCGCTTGGTGCGGTCCACGCCCGACTCGGATCGGTCGATCGCGAACAGCTTGCCGGTCTCCAGCTTGGCGCAGATCGCCTCGGCGCCGGCGCCGGGACCGCAGCCGATCTCGAGGACCTGGTCGGCCGGTTGGACGTCCATGAGGTCGACGGCCCACTTGATGCGCGGCGGGATGGTCGAAGCAGGCATGGCCCACAGCCTGCCAGACGGCTGTTCGCGAGTCAGCCACCGCCACACACCGATACGCACCGGCCGATACGGTTGACCGCGTGAGCACAGGAGACGACGCACAGGTCCGGGCACAGATCCGGGTGGGCGTGCTGGGCGCCCGCGGCAAGGTCGGCTCGGAGGTCTGCCGGGCCGTCGAGAGGGCCCCCGACGCCGAGCTGGTGGCCTCGGTCGACGCCGGCGACGACCTCGAGGAGCTCGCGCGGGCAGGCGCCGAGGTGGTCGTGGACTTCACCCACCCCGACGTGGTGATGGACAACCTGCGCTTCTGCGTCGAGCACGGCATCCACGCCGTCGTCGGCACGACCGGCTTCGACCAGCCCCGGCTCGACCAGCTCGAGGCCTGGCTCGCCGACGCGCCGGGTGTCGGCGTGCTGATCGCCCCGAACTTCTCCATCGGCGCGATCCTGATGATGCGCTTCGCCGCGCAGGCCGCCCCGTTCTTCGAGTCGGTCGAGGTCGTCGAGCTGCACCACCCCGACAAGGCCGACGCCCCGTCCGGCACCGCGCGGCGCACGGCAGAGCTGATCGCGGCCGCCCGCCGCGATGCCGGCAGCGCCCCGATGCCCGACGCGACGTCCACCGGTCTCGAGGGCGCACGTGGCGCCGACGTCGACGGTGTCCGCGTGCACGGCCTGCGCGTCCGCGGCCTCGTGGCGCACCAGGAGGTCATCCTCGGGACGGCGGGGGAGACCCTTACGATCCGCCACGACTCGCTCGACCGGGTCTCGTTCACGCCCGGCGTGCTCGCGGGCATCCGCGCGATCGGCGACCACCCGGGCCTCACCGTCGGTCTGGACGCCTTCCTCGACCTCGACTGAGGCCCGGACCGGAGCACCCTTCCCGGAGCGCCGCCGGGCGTAACCCGCCATCGCGGCCGCTCGTTGGTGAGGATGTCGGGCCCACTCGGGTGCCCGGCTCACCTCTCGGAAGGCTCCATCCATGCGCAGAACCGCAGGACTCGCCGCGCTCGCCGTCGCCGCCGCCACCGCGGCGGCGCTGCCGCTGACCACCGCCTCGACCGCGCAGGGCGCGCCCGCCGTGGTCCGCGCAGACGTCGTGTCCGACGCCCTCGCCGCGCTGCAGCGTCACCCGGGCGCGGCGCGCAGCACCGCCGGCCAGGCCTTCGTCGCCGGCACCACCCTCGTCGACCCGGACGGCAGCACGCACGTGCGGTTCGACCGCACCCTGGACGGTCTCCGCGTGGTCGGCGGTGACCTCGTCGTCCACCGTGACGCCTCCGGCGGCTGGGACGGCGTCAGCCAGACGGTGGCCGCGCCGCTGACCGTCGGCACCGACGCCTCGATCGCGAAGTCCGCGGCCACGCGGACCGTGCTGGCCCGCAGCGCCCGGACCGCCGCTGTCCGCGGCGACGATCGCGCTGAGGCGCGTGAGCTCGTCGTCGACGCCGCCCGGGCCACGCCGCGCCTGGCGTGGGAGGTCGTGACCGGCGGCACCCAGGCCGACGGCACCCCCTCGCGCCTGGCGACGTACGTTGACGCACGCACCGGCATGGTGATCCGGAGCGAGGAGCAGGTCGTCAACGTCGACGGCCAGGGTCAGACGCTCTACAGCGGCACGGTCCCGCTGCAGGTCAGCGGGTCGGGGACGGCGTACACGCTCAAGGACGCCACGCGCGGCGGCACCTACACGACCGACATGAAGAACGCCGAGGACTCGATCTTCTGCCAGGTCTTCGGTGCCGGGTGCTCGACGGGGACGACGTTCACCTCGACGTCGACCACCTTCGGCAACGGCCAGACCAGCAACCGGGCGAGCGCCGGCGCCGACGCGCAGTACGGCTCCGACGTCACCTGGGACTACTTCAAGGCGGTGCACGGGCGCAACGGCATCTGGAACGACGGCCGCGGGTCCTACAACCGGGTCCACTACGGCAACGGCTACGTCAACGCGTTCTGGGACGGCAGCAAGATGACGTACGGCGACGGCGACGGCGTCGACTTCGGGCCGCTGGTCTCGCTCGACGTCGCTGGCCACGAGATGACCCACGGCGTGACCGAGAACTCCGCGAACCTGACCTACTCCGGCGAGTCCGGTGGCCTCAACGAGGCGACCTCGGACATCTTCGGCACCCTCGTCGAGTTCCACGCGGCGAACGCCAACGACCCGGCGGACTACCTCATCGGCGAGGAGTTCGACCTCAAGGAGCACGTCGGGTTCCGCCGGATGGACCGCCCGTCGTCCGACGGCAGCTCGCTCGACTGCTGGAGCAGCACCGCCAAAGACGTCGACGTGCACTACTCGTCCGGCATCGGCAACCACTTCTTCTACCTGCTCGCCGAGGGCAGCGGCACGAAGACGATCGGCGGCGTGAGCCACAGCTCGACGACCTGCAACGGCTCGTCGGTCACCGGCATCGGCCGGGATGCCGCAGCGTCGATCTGGTACCGCGCGCTGGCGGTCTACATGACCTCCGGCACCACGTACGCCGGTGCGCGCACCGCGACGCTCGATGCGGCGCGGGACCTGTACGGCGCCGGCTCGGCCCAGCACAACGCTGTGGCCGCGGCCTGGAGCGCCGTCTCGGTCGGCTGACCACCCCAGCCGACCCTCATGGGGAGTGGGGGCGTCAGACGAGGCGAGCCACGGCCGCCACGACCGACGCCCCCACGACCACGACGAGGAACGGCATGCGGAGCAGCAGGGCCACCACGGCGAAGGCGAGGCCCAGCGCGCGCGCGTCGAGCACCAGCTCGGGACCTGTCGAGAAGACCTGGACAGCGACCAACGCCGACAGCAGCGCGACGGGGATCAGGTCGGCGACCCGCTCGACCGTCGGGTGCGCGAGCACCCGCTCCGGAAGCGACAGCCCGGCCAGCTTGAGCAGGTAGCAGCCGACACCGGCCAGCAGCACCGCGGTCCACATCAGTGGTGCCTCCCTGCCACGTCGTCGGGGCCGGGGACCTCGGTGGGGTCCTGCCGCTTGCCGAGCACCCCGACGAGCAGGGCCACTCCGCCTGCGGCCAGGACCGGTACGCCGGCTGGGGTCACGGGCACCGCCGCGAGCGCGACGGCCGCGGCGAGGACGCCGACGAGGATGTTGCGGCGGTCACGGAGCCGGGGCCACAGGAGGGCGAGGAACGCGGCGCCCACGGCGGCGTCGAGGCCGAACGTGCGGGGGTCGCCGACTGCCTCGCCGGCGACCGCCCCGACGGCGGTCGCGAGGTTCCACAGGACGAAGACCGAGACCCCGGTGGTGAGGAATCCCAGGCGGGTTCCCTCGGTGGTGTCGCGAGTCACCCCCATGGCCGTCGACTCGTCGATCAGCACGTGGGCGGCCGCCACGCGTCGCCAGCCGCGCCAGCGCA is part of the Nocardioides cavernae genome and harbors:
- a CDS encoding M4 family metallopeptidase, encoding MRRTAGLAALAVAAATAAALPLTTASTAQGAPAVVRADVVSDALAALQRHPGAARSTAGQAFVAGTTLVDPDGSTHVRFDRTLDGLRVVGGDLVVHRDASGGWDGVSQTVAAPLTVGTDASIAKSAATRTVLARSARTAAVRGDDRAEARELVVDAARATPRLAWEVVTGGTQADGTPSRLATYVDARTGMVIRSEEQVVNVDGQGQTLYSGTVPLQVSGSGTAYTLKDATRGGTYTTDMKNAEDSIFCQVFGAGCSTGTTFTSTSTTFGNGQTSNRASAGADAQYGSDVTWDYFKAVHGRNGIWNDGRGSYNRVHYGNGYVNAFWDGSKMTYGDGDGVDFGPLVSLDVAGHEMTHGVTENSANLTYSGESGGLNEATSDIFGTLVEFHAANANDPADYLIGEEFDLKEHVGFRRMDRPSSDGSSLDCWSSTAKDVDVHYSSGIGNHFFYLLAEGSGTKTIGGVSHSSTTCNGSSVTGIGRDAAASIWYRALAVYMTSGTTYAGARTATLDAARDLYGAGSAQHNAVAAAWSAVSVG
- a CDS encoding AzlD domain-containing protein, producing MWTAVLLAGVGCYLLKLAGLSLPERVLAHPTVERVADLIPVALLSALVAVQVFSTGPELVLDARALGLAFAVVALLLRMPFLVVVVGASVVAAVARLV
- a CDS encoding M16 family metallopeptidase; protein product: MQKNGTTRTLHTVKDADGAVTSRVRRTVLPSGLRVVTEQMAGTRSASIGVWVAVGSRDETPALHGCSHFLEHLLFKGTPERTAMDISVALDAVGGEFNAFTTKEYTVFHARVLDEDLGTAVDVLGDMVTASTITAADVEAERDVILDEIAMHDDDPDDVVHNLFAHQAWGDTPLGRPIAGTDASITAMTRAQIQRFYRRHYRPDNMVVSVAGNLDHTTVVRQVRQAFGRGGFLDGVAAPTPSTQSERARKVNPGEARTIRPQEQVNLVLGVKGMTRTDPRRYTLGVLNTALGGGTSSRMFQEVRELRGLAYSVYSFASHHADAGVVGVSVGCLPGKYAAVLETVRNELAKVAAEGLTDEEVERGKGQLKGGLVLGLEDSGSRMSRIGKAELVHDELLTIDEVVDRIEAVTAEDVATLARELFTQPELLAVVGPTKS
- a CDS encoding class I SAM-dependent methyltransferase gives rise to the protein MPASTIPPRIKWAVDLMDVQPADQVLEIGCGPGAGAEAICAKLETGKLFAIDRSESGVDRTKRRNQKYVDAGRLVVRQIDLATLRVPVKRLNKVFAFNVNLFWVRPCDDEVALLHERVVPGGAVYLFYEAARPELVPNIVKKASENLLRGGFRVSVVEQKAPPVIGIIAKR
- the dapB gene encoding 4-hydroxy-tetrahydrodipicolinate reductase, with protein sequence MRVGVLGARGKVGSEVCRAVERAPDAELVASVDAGDDLEELARAGAEVVVDFTHPDVVMDNLRFCVEHGIHAVVGTTGFDQPRLDQLEAWLADAPGVGVLIAPNFSIGAILMMRFAAQAAPFFESVEVVELHHPDKADAPSGTARRTAELIAAARRDAGSAPMPDATSTGLEGARGADVDGVRVHGLRVRGLVAHQEVILGTAGETLTIRHDSLDRVSFTPGVLAGIRAIGDHPGLTVGLDAFLDLD
- a CDS encoding AzlC family ABC transporter permease, translated to MSDAALSPAERSAIVRDSLAVGVATGAYGFGFGAVSVASGLSIAQTCVLSLLMFTGASQFALVGVVAAGGAPVSGAATALLLGTRNTLYGLRMAPLLRWRGWRRVAAAHVLIDESTAMGVTRDTTEGTRLGFLTTGVSVFVLWNLATAVGAVAGEAVGDPRTFGLDAAVGAAFLALLWPRLRDRRNILVGVLAAAVALAAVPVTPAGVPVLAAGGVALLVGVLGKRQDPTEVPGPDDVAGRHH